Proteins co-encoded in one Leptospira inadai serovar Lyme str. 10 genomic window:
- a CDS encoding rod shape-determining protein, protein MIFDKLYGLFSNDMGIDLGTANTLVHVKGQGIVLSEPSVVAVHAATGKVLAVGQEAKRMLGRTPGEIVAIRPMKDGVIADFETVEKMIRYFIAKVHNRTTFVKPRIVIGVPSGITEVERRAVRESAEQAGAREIFLIEEALAAAIGANIPINEPAGNMIVDIGGGTTEIAVISLGGMVIAESIRTGGDEFDEAIIKYLRNQYNLVVGERTAEDIKLTIGNAYPEKKTETMEVKGRDAISGLPRTLELESNEIRKALKEPTDEILDGIKRVLERTPPELASDIVERGIVLTGGGCLLRGLETYLSKETGVPVFRAENPLTCVVLGTGKYLDELKYIKPGIR, encoded by the coding sequence ATGATATTCGATAAGCTCTACGGACTATTTTCCAATGATATGGGAATCGACCTCGGAACCGCAAACACGTTGGTTCACGTGAAAGGCCAGGGGATCGTACTCTCCGAGCCTTCCGTAGTAGCGGTGCACGCTGCCACCGGAAAGGTTTTGGCGGTAGGACAGGAAGCCAAAAGAATGCTCGGGAGAACACCCGGTGAAATCGTCGCAATACGACCCATGAAGGACGGAGTTATCGCCGACTTCGAAACCGTGGAAAAAATGATTCGGTATTTCATCGCGAAGGTTCATAATCGGACCACATTCGTGAAGCCGCGGATCGTGATCGGAGTTCCCTCCGGAATCACCGAGGTGGAACGTCGCGCAGTCCGCGAATCCGCGGAACAGGCCGGAGCCCGCGAAATCTTCCTCATCGAAGAGGCCTTGGCGGCCGCGATCGGTGCAAACATTCCGATCAACGAACCCGCAGGAAACATGATCGTCGATATCGGCGGTGGAACGACCGAGATTGCGGTGATTTCTCTCGGAGGAATGGTAATCGCAGAATCGATCCGAACCGGTGGGGACGAATTTGACGAAGCAATCATTAAATATTTACGGAACCAATACAACCTCGTCGTGGGGGAAAGGACTGCGGAAGATATCAAACTGACCATCGGTAATGCCTACCCGGAAAAGAAAACGGAGACCATGGAAGTAAAAGGCCGGGATGCGATTTCGGGTCTTCCCAGGACGTTAGAATTGGAATCGAACGAAATCCGTAAGGCCCTGAAAGAACCCACCGACGAAATTCTAGACGGGATTAAGAGAGTTTTAGAAAGGACTCCTCCTGAACTTGCTTCGGATATTGTAGAGCGGGGGATCGTACTAACGGGAGGTGGATGTCTCTTACGAGGATTGGAAACCTACCTTTCAAAGGAAACGGGCGTGCCGGTTTTCCGAGCGGAGAACCCTCTAACCTGCGTTGTTTTAGGTACTGGAAAATATCTAGACGAGTTGAAATATATAAAACCAGGAATCCGCTAA
- a CDS encoding Ppx/GppA phosphatase family protein: protein MVRANTLAAIDLGTNSFHMIVVRVRENGTFEALTREKENVRLGSGLEEGGEIDPPAFRRAIECLKRFKVIAENSKAEIRAVATSALREASNRTAFQEAARKEAGIRIDVISGYEEARLIYFGVLQGLPVFDKKILMIDIGGGSTEILVGYRGDILFSKSFKLGAIRLTEKFLKSDPLSFAEIKKCKLYIEEMILPFRKVLRDLHPELIIGSSGTVQAVAGIIRAFNGEQEERPLNHFRISAGEFRKAKNLVLEADTSKKRAKLPGLDSKRSDIIVGGILILEELFQQLDLPNLIVSELALREGIIYDTIRKWEHFQDDEHSRHLDDIRQKSVHNLLVSFTRDEIYARHVAKLALDLFDQLKNVHNLGNEERELLEAAALLHEVGLFISHSAYHKHSYYLIRNSEAMLGFTWGEIEIIALTARYHRKSGPKVKHREFQRLGYREQEIVLKLSGILRIASACNRNRQGLIESIKCQSRKNQIIFTLNAKAGYDKSLELWACEEQAEPFESAYGLVPLFQ from the coding sequence ATGGTTCGGGCAAACACCCTTGCTGCCATCGATCTTGGCACAAACTCCTTTCATATGATCGTGGTCCGGGTTCGTGAAAACGGCACCTTCGAAGCCTTGACCAGAGAAAAAGAAAACGTCCGTTTAGGAAGCGGTTTGGAAGAAGGCGGAGAAATCGACCCGCCTGCATTTCGACGCGCCATCGAATGCTTAAAACGCTTCAAGGTCATAGCCGAAAACTCCAAGGCCGAAATCCGTGCGGTAGCCACGTCCGCCTTGAGAGAAGCCTCTAATCGAACCGCCTTTCAGGAAGCCGCCCGAAAAGAAGCCGGAATACGAATCGACGTGATTAGCGGCTACGAAGAGGCGCGTTTAATTTATTTCGGAGTTCTTCAAGGCCTGCCGGTCTTCGATAAAAAGATACTGATGATCGACATCGGCGGAGGAAGCACGGAAATTCTAGTCGGTTACCGAGGAGACATCCTTTTTTCCAAAAGCTTCAAATTAGGTGCAATCCGACTTACCGAGAAATTCCTGAAATCGGATCCCCTTTCCTTCGCCGAAATCAAAAAGTGCAAGCTTTACATCGAGGAAATGATTCTTCCCTTTCGTAAAGTACTGAGGGATCTCCACCCGGAATTGATCATCGGTTCTTCCGGAACCGTTCAGGCAGTCGCCGGAATCATTCGAGCCTTTAACGGAGAGCAGGAAGAACGCCCTCTAAATCATTTTAGAATTTCCGCCGGAGAATTTCGAAAAGCCAAGAATCTAGTGTTAGAGGCGGATACTTCCAAAAAAAGGGCAAAGCTACCGGGACTCGATTCCAAGCGTTCGGATATTATCGTAGGCGGGATTCTGATCTTGGAGGAGTTATTCCAACAACTGGATCTTCCGAATTTGATCGTTTCGGAATTAGCTCTGCGGGAAGGAATTATTTACGATACGATTCGGAAATGGGAACATTTCCAAGACGACGAACATTCCCGTCATTTGGACGATATTCGCCAAAAATCCGTCCATAATTTGCTGGTTTCCTTCACTCGAGACGAGATATACGCTAGGCATGTGGCGAAGCTTGCTCTCGATTTATTCGATCAGTTAAAGAACGTTCATAACTTAGGAAACGAGGAACGGGAATTGTTAGAGGCCGCGGCATTGTTGCACGAGGTCGGATTGTTCATTTCTCATTCCGCGTATCATAAACATAGTTATTATCTGATTCGAAACTCCGAGGCGATGTTGGGATTTACTTGGGGAGAAATCGAAATCATTGCCCTGACCGCAAGATATCATCGGAAAAGCGGCCCGAAAGTAAAGCACCGGGAGTTCCAACGTTTGGGGTATCGAGAGCAAGAGATCGTCCTAAAGCTTTCGGGTATATTGAGAATTGCAAGTGCTTGCAACCGAAACCGTCAAGGCCTGATCGAATCCATCAAGTGCCAATCTAGGAAAAATCAAATTATATTTACGTTAAATGCAAAAGCGGGATATGACAAAAGCCTAGAACTTTGGGCCTGCGAAGAACAAGCGGAACCTTTCGAGTCCGCGTATGGACTTGTTCCGTTGTTTCAATGA
- the cas2 gene encoding CRISPR-associated endonuclease Cas2 produces the protein MLLISYDISDTKLRTRFAKFLKKFGERLQYSVFEIRNSERVLINIETQIKQYFEKKFSQNDSIIIFHMSAHCKITRYGFAKNQETDLLIL, from the coding sequence ATGCTGCTTATTTCTTACGATATCAGTGATACGAAATTGCGAACCCGTTTTGCAAAGTTTTTAAAGAAATTTGGAGAGCGACTTCAATATTCGGTCTTCGAGATTCGCAATAGCGAGCGGGTTCTCATTAATATAGAGACTCAAATTAAGCAATACTTTGAAAAAAAGTTTTCACAAAATGACAGTATCATAATATTTCACATGAGTGCTCATTGTAAAATAACTCGATACGGTTTTGCGAAAAATCAAGAAACAGACCTGCTAATTTTGTAA